From Aptenodytes patagonicus chromosome 1, bAptPat1.pri.cur, whole genome shotgun sequence, one genomic window encodes:
- the POLR2F gene encoding DNA-directed RNA polymerases I, II, and III subunit RPABC2 isoform X1 has product MSDNEDNFDGDDFDDVEEDEGLEDLENAEEEGQENVEILPSGERQQANQKRITTPYMTKYERARVLGTRALQIAMCAPVMVELEGETDPLLIAMKELNSRYHCQKLLRSCSCQISKLTLSCFWSLPEREL; this is encoded by the exons ATGTCTGACAACGAGGACAA CTTTGACGGTGACGACTTCGATGAtgtggaggaggatgagggccTGGAGGATCTGGAGAACGCGGAGGAG GAGGGACAGGAGAACGTGGAAATCCTCCCCTCAGGAGAGCGGCAGCAGGCGAACCAGAAGCGGATCACTACCCCCTACATGACCAAATACGAGCGAGCCAGAGTCCTGGGCACTCGTGCCCTCCAGATAGC GATGTGTGCCCCTGTGATGGTGGAGTTGGAAGGAGAGACAGACCCCTTGCTGATTGCCATGAAAGAACTCAA CTCCCGTTATCATTGCCAAAAGCTCCTTAGGTCATGTTCCTGTCAGATCTCCAAGCTCACTCTGAGTTGCTTCTGGTCACTGCCTGAGCGTGAGCTCTAG
- the POLR2F gene encoding DNA-directed RNA polymerases I, II, and III subunit RPABC2 isoform X2, whose protein sequence is MSDNEDNFDGDDFDDVEEDEGLEDLENAEEEGQENVEILPSGERQQANQKRITTPYMTKYERARVLGTRALQIAMCAPVMVELEGETDPLLIAMKELKARKIPIIIRRYLPDGSYEDWGVDELIITD, encoded by the exons ATGTCTGACAACGAGGACAA CTTTGACGGTGACGACTTCGATGAtgtggaggaggatgagggccTGGAGGATCTGGAGAACGCGGAGGAG GAGGGACAGGAGAACGTGGAAATCCTCCCCTCAGGAGAGCGGCAGCAGGCGAACCAGAAGCGGATCACTACCCCCTACATGACCAAATACGAGCGAGCCAGAGTCCTGGGCACTCGTGCCCTCCAGATAGC GATGTGTGCCCCTGTGATGGTGGAGTTGGAAGGAGAGACAGACCCCTTGCTGATTGCCATGAAAGAACTCAA AGCACGCAAGATCCCCATAATCATCCGTCGTTACCTACCAGATGGGAGCTATGAAGACTGGGGTGTGGATGAGTTAATTATCACAGACTGA